In Caldisphaera lagunensis DSM 15908, a single genomic region encodes these proteins:
- a CDS encoding NusA-like transcription termination signal-binding factor translates to MENSSSDRIDLEELRYLSLFQDLTGAMAYRCISDNESNRVFYLVSKNDLGKAIGKDGKNVKSLSKILNKNIEIVEYSDKIEQMAKNLFPGITILKVDLIDKDNTKALYIKVKDDEKGKAIGKEGKNVKRAKIILSKLYNIEKVVIK, encoded by the coding sequence ATGGAGAATAGTAGCAGCGATAGAATAGATCTAGAAGAGCTTAGATATTTGTCTTTATTTCAAGACTTAACTGGTGCAATGGCTTATAGATGTATTTCTGATAATGAATCAAACAGAGTATTTTATTTGGTAAGTAAGAATGATTTAGGTAAAGCTATAGGAAAAGATGGAAAAAACGTAAAATCCTTGTCTAAGATATTAAATAAAAACATTGAAATTGTAGAGTATTCGGATAAAATAGAACAGATGGCGAAGAATCTATTTCCTGGTATAACAATATTGAAGGTTGATTTAATAGATAAAGATAATACAAAGGCATTGTATATAAAAGTTAAAGATGATGAAAAAGGTAAAGCTATAGGAAAAGAAGGAAAGAACGTAAAAAGAGCTAAAATAATATTGAGCAAGCTTTATAATATAGAGAAGGTTGTAATAAAATGA
- a CDS encoding 50S ribosomal protein L30e — protein sequence MSVSLDKELKNLTKSGKYYLGVKKTIKSILRGEAKMVIIADNMPLVYRSKIEKNAKLSNIPLYVFKGTSMELGSLLGKPFKVSSISIIDTGESRILDLAGTS from the coding sequence ATGTCTGTCTCGCTGGATAAAGAATTAAAGAACTTAACTAAAAGCGGTAAATACTATTTGGGAGTAAAGAAGACAATAAAATCAATATTAAGAGGAGAGGCAAAGATGGTTATAATTGCTGATAATATGCCTCTGGTTTATCGGTCAAAAATAGAAAAAAATGCGAAACTATCAAACATACCATTATATGTTTTTAAGGGTACATCAATGGAATTGGGATCATTATTAGGTAAGCCTTTTAAGGTTTCATCAATAAGTATTATTGATACTGGAGAATCAAGAATACTTGATCTTGCCGGAACTTCTTAG
- a CDS encoding bifunctional nuclease family protein, producing the protein MSENLLRVTNVQTYYKVIQDMGSGFGTYIIGMSLSLEDGRMFSLVNIPADVAEAIRIYNDGEVPPRRQSLFSFLMNHEEFKDIIGKTLKRIIIDELDQTNGLYTASVEFESEGLNISIKMIPSHAIYLGIISGKPIYVSKKLADMEEQNQEHGGSNDDEDDDEGEEQ; encoded by the coding sequence TTGAGCGAAAATTTACTTAGAGTTACAAACGTTCAAACATATTACAAAGTTATACAAGATATGGGTAGCGGGTTTGGTACATACATAATTGGTATGTCATTATCTTTAGAAGATGGAAGAATGTTTTCATTAGTTAACATACCAGCAGATGTTGCAGAAGCAATTAGAATATACAATGATGGAGAAGTCCCTCCAAGAAGGCAATCATTATTTTCGTTTTTAATGAATCATGAAGAATTCAAAGATATCATAGGAAAAACGTTAAAAAGAATTATAATTGATGAACTTGACCAAACAAACGGATTATATACTGCATCAGTAGAATTTGAATCTGAAGGATTGAATATCAGCATAAAAATGATACCTAGCCATGCAATTTATTTGGGCATTATTTCAGGCAAACCTATTTATGTATCGAAGAAGCTTGCTGATATGGAAGAACAAAATCAAGAACATGGAGGTAGTAATGATGATGAAGATGATGATGAAGGAGAAGAACAATAA
- the rpsJ gene encoding 30S ribosomal protein S10 has protein sequence MAFKVRIWLWSTNVKSLESVVNQIREIAQKTGVPVRGPIPLPTKRLEMPLLRLPHGEGSKHWEHWEMRIHKRLIDIEADERVLRRLMRIQVPPDVYIEIKSGK, from the coding sequence TTGGCATTTAAGGTTAGGATATGGCTATGGAGCACAAATGTAAAAAGCTTAGAATCAGTAGTAAATCAAATAAGGGAAATAGCCCAAAAAACAGGTGTACCTGTAAGAGGTCCAATACCATTACCAACAAAAAGGTTGGAGATGCCCTTGTTAAGGTTGCCTCATGGAGAAGGTAGCAAACATTGGGAACATTGGGAGATGAGAATACATAAAAGATTAATTGATATAGAAGCAGATGAAAGAGTATTAAGAAGATTAATGAGAATTCAAGTACCACCTGATGTTTACATTGAAATAAAATCTGGAAAATAA
- the rpoA2 gene encoding DNA-directed RNA polymerase subunit A'' — protein sequence MSPRKKKAEKTVEDYSNELEVKLNSSKEILPEKIYNELIEKLNKSNLNAKKKIEVVEETVRRYISSMIQPGEPVGTVAAQSIGEPGTQMTLRTFHYAGLMEFDVTLGLPRLIEIVDARHEPSTPIMRIYLDEENRNDLEKAKEIARRIEYTIISNVVSEISYVLGEPRIQIEIDKDMLEDKGVTPEEIIEAIGKLKIGEANVDENNPNIINVELSEDVMPEEELYDTKAFNEIISKIRKTYLKGVKGIKKTMIQEKGYEENGVKKKEYVILTEGSNLAEIMKIKGVDPGRIETNNIVEISQVLGIEAGRNAIIKEILDVLQNSGLDVDIRHVMLVADMMTWTGKIRQIGRLGVVGEKPSVIARAAFEVTINQIYNAAITGEDEKFFGVTESISAGLIPRIGTGIVMLGMGATPIKPSINNTENK from the coding sequence ATGAGTCCCAGAAAGAAAAAAGCAGAAAAAACAGTTGAAGATTATAGTAATGAATTAGAAGTTAAGTTAAATTCATCAAAAGAAATATTGCCAGAAAAAATTTATAATGAATTAATTGAAAAGCTTAATAAATCAAATCTCAATGCAAAAAAGAAAATTGAGGTAGTTGAGGAAACAGTTAGGCGTTATATATCATCAATGATACAACCTGGGGAACCTGTTGGTACAGTAGCTGCCCAATCCATTGGGGAACCTGGTACACAGATGACATTAAGAACATTCCATTATGCAGGCTTAATGGAATTCGACGTTACATTAGGTCTGCCTAGATTAATAGAGATTGTAGATGCAAGACATGAACCATCAACTCCTATAATGAGGATTTATTTAGATGAGGAAAATAGGAATGATTTAGAAAAAGCTAAAGAAATTGCGAGGAGAATAGAATATACTATAATAAGCAATGTTGTTTCGGAAATTTCATATGTATTAGGAGAACCTAGGATTCAAATAGAAATAGATAAAGACATGCTAGAAGATAAGGGAGTAACTCCTGAAGAAATAATTGAAGCTATTGGAAAGCTAAAAATAGGAGAAGCAAACGTTGATGAAAATAATCCTAATATAATAAATGTTGAATTAAGTGAAGATGTAATGCCTGAAGAAGAATTATATGATACAAAGGCATTTAATGAAATAATATCTAAAATAAGAAAAACATATCTAAAAGGGGTTAAAGGTATTAAAAAGACCATGATACAGGAAAAAGGTTATGAAGAAAATGGGGTTAAGAAAAAGGAATATGTAATTTTAACAGAAGGAAGCAACTTAGCAGAGATTATGAAAATCAAAGGAGTAGATCCAGGGAGAATAGAAACAAATAATATTGTAGAAATTTCTCAAGTTTTAGGAATAGAAGCAGGTAGAAATGCTATAATTAAGGAAATATTAGATGTGTTGCAAAACTCAGGACTTGATGTTGATATAAGGCATGTTATGCTAGTAGCTGATATGATGACATGGACAGGAAAGATAAGACAAATAGGTAGATTAGGAGTTGTAGGTGAAAAACCAAGCGTTATTGCAAGAGCAGCATTCGAAGTTACTATAAATCAAATTTATAATGCAGCCATAACAGGGGAAGACGAGAAGTTCTTCGGTGTTACAGAGAGCATTAGCGCAGGTTTAATACCAAGAATAGGTACTGGAATTGTTATGTTAGGTATGGGCGCAACACCTATTAAACCCTCTATTAACAATACAGAAAATAAATAA
- the tuf gene encoding translation elongation factor EF-1 subunit alpha — protein sequence MPEKPHLNLVVIGHIDHGKSTLTGHLLYRLGIVDEKKMRELEEQAKNAGKESFKYAWILDKMKEERERGITIDLSFMKFETRKYVFTIIDAPGHRDFVKNMITGASQADAAMLVVSSRKGEFEAGMSPEGQTREHLLLAKTLGIEQMIVAINKMDAPDVNYDQKRYDEIANTLRKFMKGLGYNIDSIPFVPVSAWTGDNIIERSPNMPWYKGPILVESFDNLQVPPKPVDKPLRLPVQNVYTIPGAGTVPVGRVETGVMKVGDKVIFMPAGVGGEVRSIQMHYQDLQKAEPGDNIGFSVRGVEKNQIKRGDVVGPFDAPPTVADEFVARVFVVWHPSAIAVGYTPVIHIHTATVSAKVTEIISKLDPRTGKEVEKNPQFLKAGDVAMIRFKPIKPVVVEKYSDFPQLGRFAMRDMNRTVGIGIVTEIKPAKVEIKK from the coding sequence ATGCCTGAGAAGCCGCACTTAAATTTAGTTGTAATAGGGCACATAGATCATGGTAAGAGCACATTAACTGGACACTTGTTATATAGATTAGGTATTGTAGACGAAAAGAAAATGAGAGAATTAGAAGAACAAGCAAAGAACGCTGGTAAAGAATCATTTAAGTATGCATGGATATTAGACAAAATGAAGGAAGAAAGGGAAAGAGGTATAACAATAGATTTATCATTTATGAAGTTCGAGACAAGGAAATATGTTTTCACTATTATTGATGCCCCAGGTCATAGAGATTTCGTCAAAAACATGATAACAGGTGCTAGCCAAGCAGATGCTGCAATGCTAGTTGTTTCATCAAGAAAAGGTGAATTTGAAGCAGGTATGAGCCCTGAAGGTCAAACGAGAGAACACTTATTGTTGGCAAAGACATTAGGTATTGAGCAAATGATAGTTGCAATAAATAAAATGGATGCACCAGATGTTAATTATGATCAAAAGAGATATGATGAAATTGCAAATACTCTAAGAAAGTTTATGAAAGGTTTAGGTTACAATATAGATTCTATACCATTTGTCCCAGTAAGTGCATGGACTGGAGACAACATAATTGAGAGAAGTCCAAACATGCCTTGGTACAAAGGGCCAATATTAGTAGAATCCTTTGATAATTTACAAGTGCCTCCAAAACCAGTAGATAAACCCTTAAGATTACCTGTTCAAAACGTCTATACAATACCAGGAGCTGGTACAGTCCCAGTAGGAAGGGTTGAAACTGGTGTAATGAAGGTAGGAGACAAAGTAATATTTATGCCAGCAGGTGTAGGGGGAGAAGTCAGAAGTATACAAATGCACTATCAAGATTTACAAAAGGCAGAGCCTGGAGATAACATAGGATTTTCAGTAAGAGGTGTTGAGAAGAACCAAATAAAGAGAGGTGATGTAGTAGGTCCATTTGATGCTCCTCCAACTGTTGCAGATGAATTTGTTGCAAGAGTATTCGTTGTATGGCATCCGAGCGCTATAGCTGTTGGCTATACACCAGTTATTCATATACACACAGCAACAGTTAGTGCTAAGGTAACAGAGATAATATCAAAACTAGATCCAAGAACTGGTAAAGAAGTGGAGAAGAACCCACAGTTCTTAAAAGCTGGAGATGTAGCTATGATAAGGTTCAAACCAATAAAACCAGTTGTAGTTGAAAAATACAGCGACTTCCCACAGCTAGGAAGATTTGCAATGAGAGATATGAATAGAACTGTAGGTATAGGTATAGTTACAGAGATTAAGCCAGCAAAAGTAGAAATTAAGAAGTAA
- a CDS encoding 30S ribosomal protein S7 gives MSSQTQLPDIDKVGSGLNEIKLFDKWSWEGIEIRDPSLKKYISLKPTYLPHSGGRHEHKRFGKAEVNVVERLINRLMYPGKNGGKKMMAYNIVRNAFDIIYLETKENPIQVFVRAIENSAPREETTRIMYGGIVYRVSVDVSSQRRVDLAIRFITEGARECSFGNIKPIEQCLADEILLASRNDPQSYSIKQKEEIERIALSSR, from the coding sequence TTGAGCAGTCAAACGCAACTACCAGATATAGATAAAGTTGGTAGCGGTTTAAATGAGATAAAATTATTTGATAAATGGTCATGGGAAGGAATTGAAATCAGAGATCCAAGTTTAAAGAAATACATAAGCCTTAAGCCAACATATTTGCCTCATAGTGGAGGAAGGCATGAACATAAAAGATTTGGAAAGGCAGAGGTTAACGTTGTAGAGAGATTAATTAACAGATTAATGTATCCTGGAAAAAATGGAGGCAAAAAAATGATGGCATATAATATAGTAAGAAATGCATTTGATATAATATATCTAGAGACTAAAGAAAATCCAATACAAGTATTTGTTAGAGCAATAGAAAATTCTGCTCCCAGAGAAGAAACAACAAGGATTATGTATGGAGGTATAGTCTATAGAGTTTCAGTTGATGTTTCTTCGCAACGTAGAGTTGATTTAGCAATTAGATTTATAACAGAAGGAGCAAGGGAGTGTTCTTTTGGTAACATAAAGCCAATAGAGCAGTGTTTAGCTGATGAAATATTGTTAGCATCAAGAAACGATCCACAAAGCTATTCGATTAAGCAAAAAGAAGAAATAGAGAGAATAGCCCTAAGCTCGAGATAA
- a CDS encoding 30S ribosomal protein S12 → MGEGKSPNGLFAARQLRKKRMKFKWSQKEFKRRMLKLTEKYDPLEGSPMARAIVLEKVGVESRQPNSALRKCVRCQLIKNKKVVTAFVPKDGGVLYIDEHDEVIIEGIGGPKGGSLGDIPGVRYKVVMVNGVSLDALWKGKKQKVKR, encoded by the coding sequence ATGGGTGAAGGAAAATCACCTAATGGACTATTTGCAGCAAGGCAATTAAGGAAGAAAAGAATGAAATTTAAATGGTCTCAAAAAGAATTTAAAAGAAGAATGCTAAAATTAACTGAAAAATATGACCCTTTAGAAGGATCCCCTATGGCAAGGGCTATAGTATTAGAAAAGGTAGGAGTTGAATCAAGACAGCCAAACTCTGCATTAAGAAAATGTGTTAGATGTCAATTAATTAAGAACAAAAAAGTAGTTACTGCATTCGTTCCAAAGGATGGGGGAGTATTATATATCGATGAGCACGATGAAGTTATAATAGAAGGTATAGGAGGACCAAAAGGAGGATCATTAGGAGATATACCTGGTGTAAGGTATAAAGTTGTTATGGTAAACGGAGTTTCCTTAGATGCCTTATGGAAAGGGAAGAAACAAAAAGTTAAGAGATAA